One window from the genome of Paracoccus zhejiangensis encodes:
- a CDS encoding squalene/phytoene synthase family protein — MTLQACAETLQAQDPDRFGAVLTAAPADRPKLLTLYALNLELARAPFQSAEPMLAEMRLQWWIDRLAEMGRGVAPPLHDVLTPLWEAWGKAAGDLLPLAEARRRDCARDPFGSAEEVLAYVDATAGGLMWAAAHGLGAPETARAVVAYQGRGAGLAAWLRALPQLQAMRLGFETENPDAVAQLAEAGREALRRAAKGHRAVPRRAAAALFAGPGAARFLREMAQGSDQTPAEITPFQRRAALAWLALTGRWWGA, encoded by the coding sequence TTGACGCTTCAGGCCTGCGCCGAGACGCTGCAAGCGCAGGACCCCGACCGTTTCGGCGCGGTGCTGACCGCCGCGCCGGCGGATCGGCCGAAGCTGCTGACACTCTACGCGCTGAACCTCGAACTGGCGCGCGCGCCCTTCCAGTCGGCCGAGCCGATGCTGGCCGAGATGCGGTTGCAATGGTGGATCGACCGGCTGGCCGAGATGGGCCGGGGCGTCGCCCCGCCGCTGCATGACGTGCTGACGCCGCTCTGGGAGGCATGGGGCAAGGCGGCGGGCGATCTGCTGCCCTTGGCCGAGGCGCGGCGGCGCGACTGCGCGCGCGATCCCTTTGGCAGTGCCGAGGAGGTGCTGGCCTATGTCGATGCGACGGCGGGCGGGCTGATGTGGGCGGCGGCCCACGGGCTTGGCGCGCCCGAAACGGCGCGGGCGGTGGTGGCCTATCAGGGGCGCGGGGCCGGCCTCGCGGCATGGCTGCGGGCGCTGCCGCAGTTGCAGGCAATGCGATTGGGATTTGAAACCGAGAACCCGGACGCCGTGGCGCAACTGGCCGAGGCCGGGCGCGAGGCGCTGCGGCGCGCGGCCAAGGGGCACCGGGCGGTGCCACGCCGGGCGGCAGCGGCCCTCTTCGCAGGGCCGGGGGCTGCGCGCTTCCTGCGCGAGATGGCGCAAGGCAGCGACCAGACCCCCGCCGAGATCACCCCCTTCCAGCGCCGCGCGGCGCTGGCCTGGCTGGCGCTGACCGGGCGCTGGTGGGGCGCCTAA
- a CDS encoding ABC transporter ATP-binding protein produces the protein MSLGETAPAPVLDVRDLKIGFRSEGRVHPAVKGVSFQIGRGETVALVGESGSGKSVTALSTVRLLGDAAQVEGSVKYDGREMVGADDKLLREIRGNDISFIFQEPMTSLNPLHTIEKQLGESLALHQGLSGKAARERIVDLLTKVGIRDPESRLADYPHQLSGGQRQRVMIAMALANGPELLIADEPTTALDVTIQAQILDLLAELKRDEGLSMLFISHDLGIVRRIADRVCVMKDGLIVEQGPVEEIFANPQHDYTRKLLAAEPQGRAEPVPEGAEEIVATKDLKVWFPIKRGFLRRVVGHVKAVNGATLSVRQGETLGIVGESGSGKTTLALAIMRLIDSDGPIVFMGQDISSWPAKRLRKLRRDMQIVFQDPYGSLSPRMTVEQIIAEGLGVHGVEPGRDRRQMVQEIMAEVGLDPAMMHRYPHEFSGGQRQRIAIARAMILRPKVVVLDEPTSALDMTVQVQIVQLLRGLQQKYGLAFLFISHDLRVVRAMSHQIMVMRAGEVVEQGTTDAVFDAPKSDYTRQLMQAALNRGGVKAAG, from the coding sequence ATGAGCCTTGGCGAGACGGCACCCGCGCCGGTTCTGGATGTCCGCGACCTGAAGATCGGCTTTCGCAGCGAGGGCAGGGTGCATCCTGCCGTCAAGGGCGTCAGCTTCCAGATCGGCCGGGGCGAGACGGTGGCGCTGGTCGGCGAAAGCGGCTCGGGCAAGTCGGTCACGGCGCTGTCGACGGTGCGGCTGCTGGGCGATGCCGCGCAGGTCGAGGGCTCGGTCAAGTATGACGGGCGCGAGATGGTCGGCGCCGATGACAAGCTGCTGCGCGAGATCAGGGGCAATGACATCAGCTTCATCTTCCAGGAGCCGATGACCTCGCTGAACCCCTTGCACACGATCGAGAAGCAGCTAGGCGAAAGCCTCGCGCTGCATCAGGGCCTCAGCGGCAAGGCTGCGCGCGAGCGGATCGTCGATCTGCTGACCAAAGTCGGCATTCGTGACCCCGAGTCACGCCTTGCCGATTATCCGCATCAATTGTCGGGTGGACAGCGCCAGCGGGTGATGATCGCCATGGCGCTGGCCAATGGTCCCGAACTCTTGATCGCCGACGAGCCGACCACCGCGCTCGACGTGACCATTCAGGCGCAGATCCTCGACCTGCTGGCCGAGTTGAAGCGCGACGAGGGCCTGTCGATGCTGTTCATCAGCCACGACCTCGGCATCGTCCGCCGCATCGCCGACCGGGTCTGCGTGATGAAGGACGGGCTGATCGTCGAGCAGGGTCCGGTCGAAGAGATCTTCGCCAATCCGCAGCATGACTATACCCGCAAGCTGCTGGCCGCCGAGCCGCAGGGCCGGGCCGAGCCGGTGCCCGAAGGGGCCGAGGAGATCGTGGCGACCAAGGACCTGAAGGTCTGGTTCCCGATCAAGCGCGGTTTCCTGCGCCGGGTCGTCGGCCATGTGAAGGCCGTCAACGGCGCGACCCTGTCGGTGCGGCAGGGCGAGACGCTGGGGATCGTGGGCGAATCCGGCTCGGGCAAGACGACGCTGGCGCTGGCGATCATGCGGTTGATCGACAGTGACGGCCCGATCGTCTTCATGGGGCAGGATATTTCCAGCTGGCCGGCGAAACGCCTGAGGAAGCTGCGCCGGGACATGCAGATCGTGTTCCAGGACCCCTATGGCAGCCTCTCGCCCCGGATGACGGTCGAGCAGATCATCGCCGAGGGGCTGGGCGTTCACGGGGTCGAGCCGGGGCGCGACCGCCGCCAGATGGTGCAGGAGATCATGGCCGAGGTGGGTCTCGATCCGGCGATGATGCACCGCTATCCGCACGAGTTTTCGGGCGGGCAGCGCCAGCGCATCGCCATCGCCCGCGCCATGATCCTGCGCCCCAAGGTGGTGGTGCTGGACGAGCCGACCAGTGCGCTCGACATGACCGTGCAGGTGCAGATCGTCCAGCTGCTGCGCGGGCTGCAGCAGAAATACGGGCTGGCCTTCCTGTTCATCAGCCATGACCTGCGCGTGGTGCGCGCCATGTCGCACCAGATCATGGTGATGCGCGCTGGCGAGGTGGTCGAGCAGGGCACGACCGATGCGGTCTTCGACGCCCCGAAAAGCGACTACACCCGGCAGTTGATGCAGGCCGCGCTGAATCGCGGCGGGGTGAAGGCGGCGGGTTAG
- a CDS encoding ABC transporter permease, whose amino-acid sequence MAMTELNRRRWRNFRRNGRAFWSLVIFSVLFVVAMLAEVVANDKPILLSYRGELYFPAYKFYPETAFGGDFGTEAIYRDEAVQCLIKTGGREECWDDPEGLIDAVDAGTSDVPEAEQGWMIWPVIPYHYKTINNVGTAPSAPDAAHWLGTDDTARDVLARVIYGFRTSIMFALIVTVVSSIIGVTAGAVQGYFGGRIDIIFQRLMEIWQYTPSLYVIIILFAILGRSFWLLVVVTILFGWPALVGVVRAEFLRARNLEYVRAARALGVSDRTIMFRHMLPNAMVATLTMLPFVVTGAISGLAALDYLGYGLPASAPSLGELALQAKQNLQAPWLAFTAFFTFAIMLSLLVFIFEGIRDAFDPRKTFK is encoded by the coding sequence ATGGCGATGACGGAACTGAACCGCCGCCGCTGGCGCAACTTCCGCCGCAATGGCCGCGCCTTCTGGTCGCTGGTGATCTTCTCGGTGCTGTTCGTCGTGGCCATGCTGGCGGAGGTGGTGGCCAATGACAAACCGATCCTGCTCAGCTATCGCGGCGAGCTGTATTTTCCGGCCTACAAGTTCTATCCCGAAACCGCCTTCGGCGGCGATTTTGGCACCGAGGCGATCTATCGGGACGAGGCGGTGCAATGCCTGATCAAGACCGGCGGGCGCGAGGAGTGCTGGGACGATCCCGAGGGGCTGATCGACGCGGTCGATGCCGGCACCAGCGATGTGCCCGAGGCCGAGCAGGGCTGGATGATCTGGCCGGTCATTCCCTATCACTACAAGACCATCAACAATGTCGGTACGGCGCCAAGCGCGCCCGATGCCGCGCATTGGCTGGGCACCGATGACACCGCCCGCGACGTGCTGGCGCGCGTCATCTATGGCTTCCGCACCTCGATCATGTTCGCGCTGATCGTGACCGTGGTCTCGAGCATCATCGGCGTGACGGCGGGCGCGGTGCAGGGCTATTTCGGCGGGCGCATCGACATCATCTTCCAGCGGCTGATGGAGATCTGGCAGTACACGCCCTCGCTTTACGTCATCATCATCCTCTTTGCGATCCTCGGACGAAGTTTCTGGCTTCTGGTGGTGGTCACCATCCTCTTCGGCTGGCCGGCGCTGGTGGGCGTCGTGCGCGCCGAGTTCCTGCGCGCGCGGAACCTTGAATATGTCCGCGCCGCCCGCGCGCTGGGGGTCTCGGACCGCACCATCATGTTCCGTCACATGCTGCCCAATGCCATGGTCGCCACCCTGACCATGCTGCCCTTCGTCGTCACCGGCGCGATCAGCGGGCTAGCGGCGCTGGATTACCTCGGCTACGGGTTGCCGGCCTCGGCGCCGTCGCTCGGCGAGCTGGCGCTGCAGGCCAAGCAGAACCTGCAGGCGCCATGGCTTGCCTTCACCGCCTTCTTCACCTTTGCCATCATGCTGTCGCTACTGGTCTTCATCTTCGAGGGCATCCGTGACGCCTTCGACCCGCGAAAGACCTTCAAATGA
- a CDS encoding microcin C ABC transporter permease YejB, whose product MGAYILRRLLLIIPTMIGIMIINFALTQFVPGGPIEQIAARLQGEGDVFRNIAGAGGDSAGAAAGEYAGARGLPPEFVAQLEKEFGFDKPPLQRFLSMMGDYLTFDFGESWFRSISVIDLVKEKMPVSITLGLWTTLLAYLISIPLGIRKAVRDGTPFDTWTSGLIIMGYAIPAFLFAVLLMVLFAGGSYWKIFPLRGLVSDNFYALSTWGQIKDYLWHITLPVVAMSISGFATLTLLTKNSFLDEINKQYVMTARAKGLTERRVLYGHVFRNAMLIVIAGFPALFLGVFFGSSILIETIFSLDGLGRLGFEAAVQRDYPVIFATLYVFGLIGLLTGILSDLMYVFVDPRIDFERRAG is encoded by the coding sequence ATGGGTGCCTATATTCTGCGGCGGCTGCTGCTGATCATTCCGACGATGATCGGGATCATGATCATCAATTTCGCGCTGACCCAGTTCGTCCCCGGCGGCCCGATCGAACAGATCGCCGCGCGGCTGCAGGGCGAGGGCGACGTATTCCGCAACATTGCGGGCGCGGGCGGCGATTCCGCCGGCGCGGCGGCGGGCGAATATGCCGGGGCGCGCGGCCTGCCGCCGGAATTCGTGGCCCAGCTGGAGAAGGAATTCGGCTTCGACAAGCCGCCCCTGCAGCGGTTCCTGTCGATGATGGGCGATTACCTGACCTTCGATTTCGGCGAAAGCTGGTTCCGCTCGATCAGCGTGATCGACCTGGTGAAGGAGAAGATGCCGGTCTCGATCACGCTGGGGCTCTGGACCACGCTCCTAGCCTATCTGATCTCGATCCCGCTTGGCATCCGCAAGGCGGTGCGTGACGGCACGCCCTTCGACACCTGGACCTCGGGCCTGATCATCATGGGCTACGCCATCCCGGCCTTCCTCTTCGCCGTGCTCTTGATGGTCCTCTTCGCCGGCGGCAGCTACTGGAAGATCTTCCCCCTGCGCGGTCTGGTCAGCGACAATTTCTATGCGCTCTCGACCTGGGGGCAGATCAAGGACTATCTCTGGCACATCACCCTGCCGGTGGTGGCCATGTCGATCTCGGGCTTTGCCACGCTGACGCTGCTGACCAAGAACAGCTTTCTCGACGAGATCAACAAGCAATATGTGATGACCGCCCGCGCCAAGGGTCTGACCGAGCGGCGGGTGCTCTATGGCCATGTCTTCCGCAATGCCATGCTGATCGTCATCGCAGGTTTCCCGGCGCTGTTTCTGGGCGTGTTTTTCGGCAGTTCGATCCTGATCGAGACGATCTTCTCGCTCGACGGTCTGGGGCGTCTCGGCTTCGAGGCGGCGGTGCAGCGTGACTATCCGGTGATCTTCGCCACGCTCTATGTCTTCGGCCTGATCGGCTTGCTGACCGGGATCCTGTCGGACCTGATGTATGTCTTCGTCGACCCGCGCATCGATTTCGAGCGGAGGGCCGGCTGA
- a CDS encoding extracellular solute-binding protein — translation MRPILPLIGLLAGFGILPASAQEAAPEAATPAAAAPATDEGVTVSHGYAIIGDLKLPADFPHLPYVNPKAPKGGYIIESVPNTSNFDNFNPFTFKGRPAVFSATMLETLMDRDSSDFGASYCLLCETLEYPESRDWVIFHLRPEVKFADGSPMTAADVVFSVEAMRDQGSTGTKLMIQQQIASVEALDDHTVKFTFTPDYPRREVVSFVGGLPIMSKADFETRALKLDETMDKPLIGSGPYELSGWNMGRWVEVTRREDYWGKDLALNVGRHNFDRMRYEHFADYDAAFQAFTAGEYTFRRENSSIKWATAYNFPAQEKGWVKVETLPDNSSVSGQAWVFNLRREKFQDPRVRQAIGMMFNFQWTNDKMFYGLYSRQQSYWQNRPLAAEGMPSPEELALLEPLKADLPETVFTEPAFVWPEGSEQPRDRRAMRAAGALLDEAGWTIGSDGLRRNDKGEVLRVEFMNDSVTLDRILNPYVEALRGIGVDAVNARVDNAELESREREHDFDITSTFIGQSPIPGAEMLPVFGSEYAESESNLLGLKNPAIDKLMKDVEHAKTQEEMETAARALDRSLRAMFLSIPQWYNADHLLAYYDMYERPETLPDFALGEMDFWWFNPEKEAKLKAEGALR, via the coding sequence ATGCGCCCCATCCTTCCGCTGATCGGCCTGCTGGCTGGCTTCGGCATCCTGCCCGCATCAGCACAGGAGGCGGCCCCGGAGGCGGCGACACCCGCCGCCGCTGCCCCGGCCACGGACGAGGGTGTGACGGTCTCGCATGGCTATGCGATCATCGGCGATCTGAAACTGCCCGCCGATTTCCCGCATCTGCCCTATGTGAACCCCAAGGCGCCGAAGGGCGGCTACATCATCGAATCCGTGCCCAACACCTCGAACTTCGACAATTTCAACCCCTTCACCTTCAAGGGCCGGCCAGCGGTCTTTTCCGCCACCATGCTGGAAACGCTGATGGATCGCGATTCCAGCGATTTCGGCGCCTCCTACTGCCTTCTCTGCGAGACGCTGGAATATCCCGAAAGCCGCGACTGGGTGATCTTCCACCTGCGCCCCGAGGTCAAATTCGCCGATGGCAGCCCGATGACCGCCGCCGATGTGGTCTTCTCGGTCGAGGCGATGCGCGATCAGGGTTCGACCGGCACCAAGCTGATGATCCAGCAGCAGATCGCCTCGGTCGAGGCGCTGGATGATCACACGGTGAAATTCACCTTCACCCCCGATTACCCCCGCCGCGAGGTGGTCAGTTTCGTCGGCGGCCTGCCGATCATGTCGAAGGCCGATTTCGAGACGCGCGCGCTGAAGCTCGACGAGACCATGGACAAGCCGCTGATCGGCTCGGGTCCTTACGAACTGTCCGGGTGGAACATGGGCCGCTGGGTCGAGGTGACGCGGCGCGAGGATTACTGGGGCAAGGATCTGGCCCTGAATGTCGGGCGGCACAATTTCGACCGCATGCGCTATGAGCATTTCGCCGATTACGACGCAGCCTTTCAGGCCTTCACCGCCGGCGAATACACCTTCCGGCGCGAGAACAGCTCGATCAAATGGGCGACGGCCTATAACTTCCCGGCGCAGGAAAAGGGCTGGGTCAAGGTCGAGACCCTGCCCGACAACAGCAGCGTTTCGGGGCAGGCCTGGGTCTTCAACCTGCGCCGCGAGAAGTTTCAGGACCCGCGCGTGCGTCAGGCCATTGGCATGATGTTCAACTTCCAATGGACCAACGACAAGATGTTCTACGGCCTCTATTCGCGGCAGCAGAGCTATTGGCAGAACCGGCCGCTCGCCGCCGAGGGGATGCCGTCGCCCGAGGAACTGGCGCTGCTGGAACCCCTGAAGGCCGATCTGCCCGAGACGGTCTTTACCGAGCCCGCCTTTGTCTGGCCCGAGGGCAGCGAACAGCCGCGCGACCGCCGGGCGATGCGGGCGGCCGGGGCGCTCTTGGACGAGGCCGGCTGGACCATCGGCAGTGACGGGTTGCGCCGGAATGACAAGGGCGAGGTTCTGCGCGTCGAATTCATGAATGATTCCGTGACGCTGGATCGCATTCTTAATCCTTATGTCGAAGCCCTGCGCGGCATCGGGGTCGATGCGGTGAATGCCCGTGTCGACAATGCCGAGCTGGAATCGCGCGAGCGCGAGCATGATTTCGACATCACCTCGACGTTCATCGGCCAGTCTCCCATTCCCGGCGCCGAGATGCTGCCGGTCTTCGGCAGCGAATATGCCGAGTCCGAAAGTAATCTTCTGGGTCTGAAGAACCCGGCCATCGACAAGTTGATGAAGGATGTCGAGCACGCCAAGACGCAGGAAGAAATGGAGACTGCCGCCCGTGCACTGGACCGGTCCCTGCGGGCGATGTTCCTCAGCATCCCGCAATGGTACAATGCCGATCACCTGCTGGCCTATTACGACATGTACGAGCGTCCCGAGACGCTGCCGGACTTTGCCCTGGGCGAGATGGATTTCTGGTGGTTCAACCCCGAGAAGGAAGCCAAGCTGAAGGCCGAGGGCGCGCTGCGCTGA
- a CDS encoding c-type cytochrome: MFDTMTITKAAGALIGALLFLLLAGWAASGVYHVGASGEGSHDGEAAAQAYTIPVEEAAGGDAGAEEEQIDFAALMAQADVAAGEKDFGKCKACHKLDGSDGTGPHLNGIVDRAVASVGGFGYSDAMVAHAGEAPTWTPEALQEFLANPKGVVSGTKMSFAGLKDPQDRADLIAYLAAQP; the protein is encoded by the coding sequence ATGTTCGATACCATGACCATCACCAAGGCGGCTGGCGCGCTGATCGGCGCGCTTCTGTTCCTGTTGCTCGCTGGCTGGGCTGCCAGCGGCGTATATCACGTCGGCGCCAGCGGTGAAGGGTCTCACGACGGCGAGGCGGCCGCTCAGGCCTATACGATTCCGGTTGAAGAGGCCGCAGGCGGCGATGCCGGCGCCGAGGAAGAACAGATCGATTTCGCCGCGCTGATGGCCCAGGCCGATGTCGCCGCGGGCGAGAAGGATTTCGGCAAGTGCAAGGCCTGCCACAAGCTGGACGGCAGCGACGGCACCGGCCCGCACCTGAACGGCATCGTCGATCGCGCCGTGGCTTCGGTCGGTGGCTTCGGTTACTCGGACGCCATGGTCGCCCATGCCGGCGAAGCACCGACCTGGACCCCCGAGGCGCTGCAGGAATTCCTGGCCAACCCGAAAGGCGTCGTCTCGGGCACCAAGATGTCCTTCGCCGGCCTGAAGGACCCGCAGGACCGCGCCGACCTGATCGCCTACCTGGCCGCGCAGCCGTAA
- a CDS encoding prephenate dehydratase — protein MTQFAPTNRIAFQGELGAYSHEACRNARPGMEPLPCRAFEDVIEAVRSGQADLAMLPVENSTYGRVADIHRLLPASGLHIVDEAFVRVHISLMAMPGVAIEDIRKVRAHLVLLPQSASYLARYGIRGESAADSAGAAAELAVSGKRDEGVLASDLAAEIHGLTILARHIEDHAHNTTRFLIMSRVDDHARRAEKMMTTFVFRVRNIPAALYKAMGGFATNGVNMTKLESYMADGVFTATQFYADIEGHPEDPHVRRALDELAFFSSSLSILGVYPADPLRAEQEQPVEGEG, from the coding sequence ATGACCCAGTTCGCCCCGACAAACCGCATCGCCTTCCAGGGCGAACTTGGCGCCTATAGCCACGAGGCCTGCCGCAATGCCCGCCCGGGCATGGAGCCGCTGCCCTGCCGCGCCTTCGAGGACGTGATCGAGGCGGTGCGCAGCGGCCAGGCCGATCTGGCGATGCTGCCGGTCGAGAACTCGACCTATGGCCGGGTGGCCGACATCCACCGCCTGCTGCCGGCATCAGGGCTGCACATCGTCGACGAGGCCTTTGTCCGCGTCCATATCAGCCTGATGGCCATGCCCGGCGTCGCCATTGAGGATATCCGCAAGGTCCGTGCCCACCTGGTTCTGCTGCCGCAATCGGCCTCTTACCTCGCGCGCTATGGCATCCGCGGCGAATCCGCCGCCGACAGCGCCGGGGCCGCCGCCGAACTGGCGGTCAGCGGCAAGCGCGACGAGGGCGTGCTGGCCTCGGACCTGGCCGCCGAGATCCACGGGCTGACCATCCTCGCCCGCCATATCGAGGATCACGCCCATAACACCACGCGCTTCCTGATCATGTCGCGGGTGGACGACCATGCCCGCCGCGCCGAGAAGATGATGACCACCTTCGTCTTCCGCGTGCGCAACATCCCGGCGGCGCTCTACAAGGCGATGGGCGGTTTCGCCACCAATGGCGTCAACATGACCAAGCTGGAAAGCTACATGGCCGACGGCGTCTTCACCGCGACGCAGTTCTATGCCGATATCGAGGGCCACCCCGAGGACCCGCATGTGCGCCGCGCGCTGGACGAGCTGGCCTTCTTCTCCTCCAGCCTGTCGATCCTCGGCGTCTATCCCGCCGATCCGCTGCGCGCCGAACAGGAGCAGCCGGTCGAGGGCGAGGGCTAG
- a CDS encoding bifunctional 2',3'-cyclic-nucleotide 2'-phosphodiesterase/3'-nucleotidase yields MADGNGGIKSAAGRNGWTADTATLALRIMATTDMHMHVLPYNYLADKPSNRLGLARTASLIEARRSEVANSLLLDNGDFLQGNPLGDYIAEVRGVSSRSPHPAIAAMNAMGYDAGTLGNHDFTFGTGFLRRVLNGAAFPLTVANLVPRSGPGFAPWLMLERKLVDGYGTAYPIRIGVIGFAPPQTVDWDRNLGNELASEDILDSARRLLPRLKAAGADLVIALAHSGIGPIEPTPRIENAATALAALPEIDVIIAGHTHQVFPDPQFPPQPGADPLRGTLMGKPAVMAGFGGSHLGVIDLQLARSDEGAWRVADFTVAAEPVESKHLPLRRIYSTTIGAHRETLRHIRRRVGRTEAPLNSYFALIGQDPGLRLVAMAQRWHVRRMLRDTEWANLPILSAVAPFRAGGRGGPEYYTDVPVGALTLRNLADLYFYPNRICAIEVTGAQLSGWLERSAGIFRQMQPGLADQPLIDPDFPSYNFDVIDGLGWQVDLTRPPRFHPSGRLLDPEATRIRNLTHHGRPVADEDRFLLATNSYRLATCGLFGPLVGENRVVLDDEAMTRDVLRRYVRRRRRILPASVRHWEFLPVAGASAIFETGPSAVKHMERLENAGDYALECAGETEDGFIRIRLNLSRG; encoded by the coding sequence GTGGCTGACGGCAACGGAGGCATCAAGTCCGCGGCGGGCCGGAACGGCTGGACGGCCGATACGGCCACGCTTGCGCTGCGGATCATGGCGACCACCGACATGCACATGCATGTGCTGCCCTATAACTACCTTGCCGACAAACCCTCGAACCGCTTGGGACTGGCGCGCACCGCCTCGCTGATCGAGGCGCGGCGGTCCGAGGTGGCGAACTCGCTGCTGCTGGACAATGGCGATTTCCTGCAGGGCAATCCGCTCGGTGACTATATCGCCGAGGTGCGCGGGGTCAGCTCGCGCAGCCCGCATCCGGCGATCGCTGCGATGAACGCCATGGGCTATGACGCGGGCACGCTTGGCAATCACGATTTCACCTTCGGCACCGGCTTCCTGCGCCGGGTGCTGAACGGCGCGGCATTCCCCTTGACCGTGGCCAACCTGGTGCCCCGCTCGGGCCCCGGTTTCGCGCCCTGGCTGATGCTCGAGCGCAAGCTGGTCGATGGCTATGGCACCGCCTATCCGATCCGTATCGGGGTGATCGGTTTCGCGCCGCCGCAGACAGTCGATTGGGACCGCAATCTCGGCAATGAACTGGCCAGCGAGGACATCCTCGACAGCGCCCGCCGCCTCTTGCCGCGGCTAAAAGCCGCAGGCGCCGACCTGGTCATCGCACTGGCCCATAGCGGCATAGGCCCGATCGAGCCAACGCCGCGAATCGAGAACGCAGCCACCGCGCTGGCCGCCTTGCCCGAGATCGATGTCATCATCGCGGGCCATACCCATCAGGTCTTTCCCGATCCGCAATTCCCGCCCCAACCCGGTGCCGATCCGCTGCGCGGCACGCTGATGGGCAAGCCGGCGGTGATGGCGGGGTTCGGCGGCTCGCACCTGGGGGTGATCGACCTGCAGCTTGCCCGCAGCGACGAGGGTGCCTGGCGCGTTGCCGACTTCACCGTCGCCGCCGAACCGGTCGAGAGCAAGCATCTGCCGCTGCGGCGGATCTACTCCACCACCATCGGCGCTCATCGCGAAACCCTGCGCCATATCCGCCGCCGCGTCGGAAGGACGGAGGCGCCGCTGAACAGTTATTTCGCGCTGATCGGACAGGACCCCGGCCTCAGGCTGGTGGCGATGGCACAGCGCTGGCATGTCCGGCGGATGCTGCGCGACACCGAATGGGCGAACCTGCCGATCCTCTCGGCGGTCGCCCCCTTCCGCGCCGGCGGGCGGGGCGGGCCTGAGTATTATACCGATGTCCCGGTCGGAGCGCTGACCCTGCGCAACCTGGCCGATCTCTATTTCTACCCCAACCGCATCTGCGCCATCGAAGTGACCGGCGCGCAGCTGAGCGGCTGGCTGGAGCGATCCGCCGGAATCTTCCGGCAGATGCAGCCCGGGCTGGCGGACCAGCCGCTGATCGACCCGGACTTCCCCAGCTACAATTTCGACGTGATCGACGGCCTCGGCTGGCAGGTCGACCTGACCCGGCCGCCGCGCTTTCACCCCAGCGGCAGGCTTCTGGACCCCGAGGCCACGCGCATCCGCAACCTGACCCATCATGGCCGCCCGGTCGCCGACGAGGACCGTTTCCTGCTGGCGACGAATTCCTATCGGCTGGCCACCTGCGGGCTATTCGGGCCGCTAGTCGGCGAGAATCGCGTGGTGCTGGACGACGAGGCGATGACGCGCGACGTGCTGCGCCGCTATGTCCGCCGCCGCCGCCGCATCCTGCCCGCCAGTGTCCGGCATTGGGAGTTCCTGCCGGTCGCCGGGGCCTCGGCCATCTTCGAGACCGGGCCATCGGCGGTCAAGCATATGGAACGGCTGGAAAATGCCGGCGATTACGCGCTGGAATGCGCGGGCGAGACCGAGGATGGCTTCATCCGCATCCGGTTGAACCTTTCCCGGGGTTGA
- a CDS encoding class I SAM-dependent methyltransferase: protein MHHDIADLQRFYYQRSIGRVVQRVLRDRLVQRWQPQQVQGMSVAGFGFAAPMLRPYLATARRVTALMPGPQGVMGWPAGAANHSVLCDETAWPIDTGSLDRLVMLHGLETSDHPDALLAEAWRVLGPGGRMLVMVPNRAGLWAASDRTPFGLGRSYTAGQLDQQARRAGFVSDWHGAALYIPPSDRRFWLRSAQFWERTGTRISRVLIAGVVLAELSKQVLGPVGTGVGVHVPSPIEVLGGITRPRPGRQEVARHQPGGKHD, encoded by the coding sequence ATGCATCACGATATCGCCGACCTGCAGCGCTTCTATTACCAGCGGTCCATCGGCCGGGTGGTCCAGCGGGTGCTGCGCGACCGGCTGGTACAGCGCTGGCAGCCCCAGCAGGTGCAGGGGATGAGCGTGGCGGGCTTCGGTTTCGCCGCGCCGATGCTGCGGCCCTATCTGGCGACGGCGCGGCGGGTGACGGCCTTGATGCCGGGTCCGCAGGGGGTGATGGGCTGGCCTGCCGGGGCGGCCAATCACAGCGTTCTCTGCGACGAGACGGCTTGGCCCATCGACACCGGCAGCCTCGACCGGCTCGTGATGCTGCACGGGCTCGAGACCAGCGATCACCCCGACGCGCTTCTGGCCGAGGCCTGGCGGGTGCTGGGGCCGGGGGGGCGGATGCTCGTCATGGTGCCGAACCGGGCAGGGCTCTGGGCGGCCTCGGACCGGACGCCCTTCGGGCTCGGGCGCAGCTATACCGCCGGGCAGCTGGACCAGCAGGCGCGGCGGGCGGGGTTCGTCAGCGACTGGCATGGCGCGGCCCTCTATATCCCGCCCTCGGACCGGCGCTTCTGGCTGCGCAGCGCGCAGTTCTGGGAGCGCACCGGCACCCGGATCAGCCGGGTTTTGATCGCCGGCGTGGTGCTGGCAGAGCTGTCAAAGCAGGTGCTGGGCCCGGTGGGCACGGGGGTCGGTGTGCATGTGCCAAGCCCGATCGAGGTGCTGGGCGGCATCACCCGGCCACGGCCGGGGCGGCAGGAGGTGGCGCGGCACCAGCCGGGCGGCAAGCACGACTGA